A window of the Diorhabda carinulata isolate Delta chromosome 1, icDioCari1.1, whole genome shotgun sequence genome harbors these coding sequences:
- the LOC130893815 gene encoding inactive selenide, water dikinase-like protein gives MGDYQVAQVQQDGLGAVQLELGGNPNALALRRPFDPLAHDLEASFRLTRFADLKGRGCKVPQEVLNKLVEGLQQDYNSAEHEHAHFMHMAIPRIGIGLDCSVTPLRHGGLCLVQTTDFFYPLVDDPYMMGKIACANVLSDLYAMGVTECDNMLMLLGVSTKMTEKERDVVIPLIMRGFKDSALEAGTTVTGGQTVVNPWCTIGGVATTVCQPNEYIVPDNAVVGDVLVLTKPLGTQVAVNAHQWLDQPERWNRIKLVVSEEDVRKAYHRAMDSMARLNRIASRLMHKYNAHGATDITGFGLLGHAQTLASHQKNEVSFVIHNLPVIAKMAAVAKACGNMFQLLQGHSAETSGGLLICLPREQAAAYCKDIEKQEGYQAWIIGIVEKGNRTARIIDKPRVIEVPAKE, from the exons ATGGGTGATTATCAAGTAGCACAAGTTCAACAAGATGGTCTTGGGGCCGTACAACTGGAGTTAGGAGGAAACCCAAATGCTCTAGCATTACGCCGGCCGTTTGACCCTTTGGCCCACGACTTGGAGGCAAGTTTCAGATTGACGCGTTTTGCTGATTTAAAGGGTCGAGGATGTAAGGTGCCCCAAGAAGTTCTCAATAAACTTGTAGAAGGACTCCAACAGGATTACAATTCGGCGGAACATGAACATGCTCATTTTATGCATATGGCAATTCCTCGGATTGGAATCGGCCTTGATTGTTCG GTTACTCCTCTGCGTCATGGTGGACTCTGCCTTGTACAAACGACAGATTTTTTCTATCCATTAGTTGACGATCCGTATATGATGGGAAAAATTGCTTGTGCTAATGTCTTGAGTGATCTTTATGCTATGGGAGTCACAGAATGTGATAATATGTTGATGTTACTAGGAGTCAGCACAAAGATGACAGAAAAAGAAAGAGATGTCGTAATTCCATTGATAATGAGAGGTTTTAAAGATTCTGCTTTGGAAGCTGGTACAACTGTAACTGGTGGTCAAACAGTAGTCAATCCTTGGTGTACAATTGGTGGAGTTGCTACAACAGTTTGTCAACCGAATGAATACATTGTTCCTGATAATGCAGTTGTAGGAGACGTTCTGGTATTGACGAAACCTTTAGGAACACAg GTGGCAGTTAATGCACATCAATGGCTTGATCAACCTGAACGTTGGAATAGAATAAAGTTGGTTGTAAGTGAAGAGGATGTAAGAAAAGCTTATCACCGTGCAATGGATTCAATGGCTCGTCTAAATCGTATTGCCAGTAGATTGATGCATAAATACAACGCCCACGGAGCTACTGATATTACAGGATTCGGTTTACTCGGACATGCTCAAACATTGGCATCTCATCAAAAGAACGAAGTTTCGTTTGTTATTCATAATTTACCTGTTATAGCGAAAATGGCAGCAGTAGCTAAAGCTTGTGGCAATATGTTCCAATTGTTGCAAGGACATTCGGCCGAAACGTCGGGAGGACTATTGATTTGTTTGCCCCGTGAACAAGCTGCCGCATATTGCAAAGACATCGAAAAACAAGAAGGCTATCAAGCGTGGATAATCGGAATTGTCGAAAAAGGCAACAGAACGGCTCGCATTATCGATAAACCTCGAGTTATTGAAGTACCAGCTAAAGAATAA
- the LOC130903528 gene encoding probable RNA-binding protein CG14230 has translation MKLESNRIFISDLPETATKEQIESAFGNYGEITSVEIKERKELGQKNISLFFAYVTIKIDAKSLNQCFNDFSKGKWLGQRVILQIARESFLDRLKRERESIPKTENIMVKKYDEPEKKNNGLKAATAIKTFSSDLDSTSENEKDEEKHFVSNNHIKNNSSSSHISDLVIKNNKGKSQLSKSLKIESVGKAPIIKIELQKKKTSVNTSTANLKRLESLKLLKQGYQIQKNLIKSALSNVDSASNNKIVFDDNSFNPNVNNIKQTSVDEEKSDGRKNKNTLFVESDSEEDFEANFTVKKHFQGKEGQKLLELQSKYKNDKRFTLDQRFLDNEQEEEDAEPHNIDNEDISLEAEKKKEYEILEEVLGKKITRKAEIQSTSNKSMLRFDPSQPEHSKFVIPKPPPEKKEKKRKRKNSDTEITEEKKAEEKAPPEVSKEVFYKVVDNLKQTFEEKKEFSLLSMFGHHDEAEHEGMETETQVPTNVNNKFQQEKNPFKYDSSDDEDQTDDIPSKTTEINSDTKKISNEQKTRSAPSWTDPFFFKLDDYRLQEGFDFVEKMKLENNTEFTKLRRDLKGIVKAKVRNNLRKNKPFKKKLGGSRKKKVLRMKKAMKR, from the exons atgaaattggaatcaaatagaatatttattagtGACTTGCCAGAAACGGCGACAAAAGAGCAAATAGAATCAGCGTTTGGAAACTATGGCGAAATTACCTCTGTTGAAATTAAGGAACGTAAAGAATTGggacagaaaaatatttcgttattttttgcTTATGTTACAATTAAAATAGATGCTAAAAGTTTAAACCAGT gttttaatgatttttcaaaaggaaaatgGCTAGGTCAACGTGTAATCCTTCAGATTGCCAGAGAAAGCTTTTTAGATAGACTAAAACGTGAGAGAGAAAGTATTCCAAAAACTGAAAACATAATggtcaaaaaatatgatgaaccagagaaaaaaaataacggTTTGAAGGCAGCTACTgctataaaaacattttcatcaGATTTAGATAGTACGTCTGAAAACGAAAAAGATGAAGAGaaacattttgtttcaaataatcatattaaaaaCAACTCTTCATCCTCTCATATTTCTGATTTAgttattaaaaacaacaaagGTAAATCTCAACTTTCCAAATCACTGAAAATAGAATCTGTTGGAAAAGCGCCTATCATAAAAATAGAATTGCAAAAGAAAAAGACATCAGTCAACACATCGACAGCCAATCTTAAACGATTAGAGTCCTTAAAACTTTTGAAACAGGGATaccaaatccaaaaaaatcttattaaatCTGCATTATCAAATGTTGATTCTGCATCTAATAATAAGATAGTGTTTGATGATAATTCATTCAATCCAAATGTTAACAATATCAAACAAACATCTGTAGATGAAGAGAAATCTGATGGTAGAAAGAACAAAAACACTTTGTTTGTTGAGAGTGATTCTGAAGAAGACTTTGAGGCGAACTTTACTGTTAAGAAACATTTTCAAGGGAAGGAAGGTCAAAAG ctgTTAGAActtcaatcaaaatataaaaatgacaaaagatTTACTCTAGACCAGAGGTTTTTGGATAACGAACAAGAAGAGGAAGATGCAGAACCCCATAACATAGACAATGAAGATATTTCCTTAGAAgcagaaaagaagaaagaataTGAGATTCTTGAAGAAGTTTTGGGGAAAAAAATAACCAGAAAAGCAGAAATTCAATCAACTAGTAATAAATCTATGCTACGCTTTGATCCTTCACAACCTGAGcattcaaaatttgtaattcCTAAACCACCCCCTGAGAAGAAAGagaagaaaaggaaaagaaaaaattctgaTACTGAAATAACAGAAGAAAAGAAAGCTGAGGAAAAAGCACCACCAGAAGTATCTAAAGAAGTATTTTACAAAGTTGTGGAcaatttgaaacaaacttttgaagaaaagaaagaatttaGTTTACTCAGTATGTTTGGACATCATGACGAAGCAGAACATGAAGGTATGGAGACTGAAACACAAGTTCCAACAAAtgtgaataataaatttcagcAAGAAAAGAATCCATTCAAGTACGATTCTTCGGATGATGAAGACCAAACTGATGATATCCCTTCGAAAACTACTGAAATTAATAGTGatacgaaaaaaattagcaaTGAACAAAAAACTAGGAGTGCTCCTTCATGGACTGAtcctttcttttttaaattagacGATTACAGATTACAAGAGGGTTTTGATTTTGTTGAGAAgatgaaattagaaaataacaCAGAGTTTACAAAATTAAGAAGAGATTTGAAAGGAATTGTTAAAGCTAAAGTGAGAAATAACTTAAGGAAAAATAAGCcgtttaagaaaaaattaggTGGCAGTAGAAAGAAGAAAGTACTTAGGATGAAGAAAGCGATGAAACgatga
- the LOC130893695 gene encoding mitotic spindle assembly checkpoint protein MAD1 produces MTDHIDDTILNMVKDFKSTGPGPDIFFSHKRSSSSNSNESSYDDRTPAKKPKLDVNLDMSYVGSPREVRRMRADLLEARNIIKGLESRISHMHSVRKQMQLMFEEENKTLKRQNEYDKKSIEELESQLQTIRKREIELKHELAKVNNKYELLKINTNHSTDMLEKSLIEMKEANKSMECVEKGVIPGLERRIQELETMLEAAEEDAEAQKKLVEELGKRISEDNAIQRDLELKEQELLKARLYIKELEYAKESYREFQEQGKTQSQKLQRYAELEKENAQLREDTNKLKEQVKNKLILEEEVFDLKNRLAKCKGYEKKYADLQLQETKKSMELSEWRAVARGICESTQPDSTLPHLLRKIVERLQQQELTLTAEKVELESQVKAITYEARVAGSEIEKNSQLLVDLKQTAAQRQKLIHRLEKRLMLVTRERDSYRLQLDSYEKDLTMNPLSVGTSNAINQIQSQKKRIETLEKNVMEYRDLVTKLEIDLESAQPHGDRVEQLSKLKDEVQHLRLENDKLRMRRDELEIQLESTSRHENATQKNKVIHQVNNPLAESLSQREKYIEKLQSEIEKLKRKIKNMEAGIEQSKLGDITLSGKEITELKEQVKSLENKSQLLKDYFKSQMQEFRNVIYMLLGYKIDRTQNSLYKLRSMYAERPDDLLCFQVDKNGDLNLLENEFSANLESMINLHLRHQKSIPVFLSAITMDLFNNKTMTTKTIEQDD; encoded by the exons ATGACCGACCACATAGATGATACAATTTTGAATATGGTTAAAGACTTCAAATCCACAGGACCTGGTcctgatattttcttttcacaCAAACGTTCGTCAAGTTCCAATTCGAACGAAAGCAGTTATGACGATCGAACACCAGCTAAAAAGCCGAAACTGGACGTTAATCTAGATATGTCTTATGTTGGTTCGCCCAGAGAAGTGAGGAGAATGAGGGCGGATTTATTAGAAGCCAGAAATATCATCAAAGGCTTAGAAAGTAGAATAAGCCATATGCATTCTGTAAGAAAACAAATGCAGTTGAtgtttgaagaagaaaataagaCACTCAAACGCCAAAATGAGTATGATAAAAAGTCCATAGAGGAATTGGAAAGTCAACTTCAAACCATTAGAAAAAGAGAAATTGAATTGAAGCATGAATTGGCAAAG GTAAATAATAagtatgaattattaaaaatcaacaCAAATCACAGTACAGACATGCTCgaaaaaagtttaattgaaatgaaagaaGCAAACAAAAGCATGGAATGTGTAGAGAAGGGAGTTATTCCTGGTTTGGAAAGAAGGATTCAAGAGTTGGAAACTATGTTGGAAGCAGCAGAAGAGGATGCTGAAGCCcagaaaaaattagtagaagaattgg GTAAAAGAATAAGTGAGGATAATGCCATACAAAGAGATCTGGAGCTAAAAGAACAAGAATTGTTAAAAGCAAGGTTGTATATAAAAGAATTGGAATATGCAAAAGAGAGTTATCGAGAATTTCAAGAACAGGGAAAG accCAATCTCAAAAATTACAAAGATACGCAGAACTCGAGAAGGAAAATGCGCAACTAAGagaagatacaaataaattgaaagaacaAGTTAAAAATAAGTTGATACTCGAAGAGGAGGTTTTCGATTTGAAAAATAGACTGGCTAAATGCAAGGGTTATGAAAAGAAGTATGCAGATTTACAG ctTCAAGAAACAAAGAAATCTATGGAATTGAGCGAATGGAGAGCAGTTGCAAGAGGTATATGTGAGTCAACGCAACCGGATTCGACATTACCCCATCTCCTTAGAAAAATTGTCGAACGATTACAACAACAGGAACTAACTTTGACCGCcgaaaaagttgaattagaATCCCAGGTGAAAGCTATCACTTAT gaAGCGAGAGTGGCAGGATCTGAAATAGAAAAGAACTCACAACTATTGGTTGATTTGAAACAAACAGCAGCTCAAAGACAAAAACTCATCCACCGTTTGGAGAAGAGACTAATGTTAGTGACCAGAGAAAGAGATAGCTATAGATTACAGTTGGATTCCTACGAAAAAGATCTGACTATGAACCCTCTATCAGTTGGTACCAGCAATGCAATAAACCAGATACAGTCACAAAAGAAACGCATTGAAACTCTTGAGAAGAATGTGATGGAGTATAGGGATTTGGTTACTAAATTGGAGATAGATTTGGAATCAGCTCAACCTCATGGAG ATCGTGTAGAACAATTATCGAAATTGAAAGATGAAGTACAACATTTGAGATTAGAAAACGACAAATTACGCATGAGGAGAGATGAACTGGAGATCCAATTGGAATCCACATCGAGACACGAAAATgcaacacaaaaaaataaagtcaTCCATCAAGTGAACAACCCTCTCGCCGAATCCCTTTCTCAGAGAgaaaagtacattgaaaaattacaaagtgaaatagaaaaactgaaaaggaaaattaaaaatatggagGCAGGAATTGAACAGAGTAAACTCGGAGATATAACTCTAAGTGGAAAAGAAATAACCGAATTAAAAGAGCAGGTGAAATCTCTGGAGAATAAGAGTCAGCTGTTGAAGGATTATTTCAAATCTCAGATGCAAGAGTTCAGAAATGTTATTTATATGCTTCTCGGTTACAAAATCGACAGGACTCAAAATTCCTTGTACAAATTGAGGAGCATGTATGCGGAACGTCCAGACGATTTATTGTGCTTCCAAGTAGATAAAAACGGTGATTTGAATCTGCTTGAAAACGAGTTCAGTGCAAATTTAGAGAGTATGATCAATCTCCATTTGCGCCATCAGAAATCCATTCCAGTATTTCTTAGTGCAATCACTATGGATCTATTCAATAACAAAACTATGACTACCAAAACTATAGAGCAAGACGACTAA